A genomic region of Denticeps clupeoides chromosome 9, fDenClu1.1, whole genome shotgun sequence contains the following coding sequences:
- the LOC114796750 gene encoding G protein-activated inward rectifier potassium channel 1, translated as MSALRKKFGDDYQIVTTSSSGSGFGQPAAEKKKKRQRFVDKNGRCNVQHGNLGGETSRYLSDLFTTLVDLKWRWNLFIFILTYTVAWLFMASMWWVIAYIRGDLNQAHDDKYTPCVANVYNFPSAFLFFIETEATIGYGYRYITDKCPEGIILFLFQSILGSIVDAFLIGCMFIKMSQPKKRAETLMFSEHAAISMRDGKLTLMFRVGNLRNSHMVSAQIRCKLLKSRQTPEGEFLPLDQLELDVGFSTGADQLFLVSPLTICHVIDTKSPFYELSQRSMQTEQFEIVVILEGIVETTGMTCQARTSYTEDEVLWGHRFFPVISLEEGFFKVDYSQFHATFEVPTPPYSVKEQEEALLMSSPLMAPSLCNSRERNSSLDCLEMLEDAESTTKLPAKLQKMTGRDGLPRKLLRMSSTTSEMTYSLGDLPMKLQRISSVPGVSEEKQLGPKGTKIGAEPISQSVADLPPKLQRLAGSGGGGRMEGHLPPKLRKMNSDRFT; from the exons ATGTCTGCACTCCGAAAGAAATTTGGGGACGATTATCAGATAGTGACCACCTCCTCCAGCGGCTCTGGGTTCGGCCAGCCCGCGgccgagaagaagaagaagcggcAGCGCTTCGTGGACAAGAACGGCCGATGCAACGTCCAGCACGGGAACCTGGGCGGAGAGACCAGCAGGTACCTGTCGGACCTCTTCACCACGCTGGTGGACCTCAAATGGCGCTGGAACCTTTTCATCTTCATCCTGACCTACACGGTCGCCTGGCTCTTCATGGCCTCCATGTGGTGGGTCATCGCCTACATCCGGGGGGACCTCAACCAAGCCCACGACGACAAGTACACGCCGTGCGTGGCCAACGTCTACAACTTCCCGTCGGCCTTTCTGTTCTTCATCGAGACGGAGGCCACCATCGGCTACGGCTACCGGTACATCACGGACAAGTGCCCCGAGGgcatcatcctcttcctcttccagtCCATCCTCGGCTCGATCGTCGACGCCTTCCTCATCGGCTGCATGTTCATTAAGATGTCGCAGCCCAAGAAGCGCGCCGAGACGCTGATGTTCAGCGAGCACGCCGCCATCTCCATGCGCGACGGGAAGCTCACCCTGATGTTCAGGGTGGGCAACCTGCGCAACAGCCACATGGTCTCCGCGCAGATCCGCTGCAAGTTGCTCAAA TCTCGGCAGACGCCCGAGGGCGAGTTCCTTCCGCTGGATCAGTTGGAGCTCGACGTGGGCTTCAGCACCGGGGCCGACCAGCTGTTTCTCGTGTCGCCGCTCACCATCTGTCACGTGATCGACACCAAAAGCCCCTTCTACGAACTGTCCCAGCGGTCCATGCAGACGGAGCAGTTTGAGATTGTGGTGATCCTGGAAGGGATAGTGGAGACCACTG GCATGACGTGTCAAGCCCGGACGTCGTACACCGAAGACGAGGTCCTCTGGGGACATCGCTTCTTCCCAGTCATCTCCCTGGAGGAGGGATTCTTCAAAGTAGACTACTCCCAGTTCCATGCCACCTTCGAGGTCCCCACGCCACCATACAGTgtgaaggagcaggaggaggcgcTGCTCATGTCCTCGCCACTCATGGCGCCGTCCCTGTGCAACAGCAGGGAGAGGAACAGCTCCCTGGACTGCCTGGAGATGCTGGAGGACGCGGAGAGCACCACCAAGCTCCCCGCCAAGCTGCAGAAGATGACGGGGCGGGACGGGTTGCCGCGGAAACTGCTGCGGATGAGCAGCACCACGTCGGAGATGACCTACAGCCTGGGCGACCTGCCCATGAAGCTGCAGCGAATCAGCTCCGTGCCCGGCGTGTCGGAGGAGAAGCAGCTGGGGCCAAAGGGAACCAAGATCGGCGCTGAGCCCATCAGCCAGTCGGTGGCGGACCTCCCGCCCAAACTGCAGAGGCTGGCTGGCAGCGGGGGAGGGGGCCGCATGGAGGGCCACCTGCCCCCGAAACTGCGGAAGATGAACTCGGACCGTTTCACGTGA